From Flavobacterium sp. 102, a single genomic window includes:
- a CDS encoding class I SAM-dependent methyltransferase, whose protein sequence is MTDKVIASRIIKTEPINWRNLQFIQQDNFKEWIANGDKKLIESLLKYQFADPFKVWEHEGILYCLDGKHRFMDLSAVAQMGYQIPELLPATFIDCENMKEAAELVLVYSSAYAKITQQGLLEFVQTFDLDFPDMQNLLNIPEFDSIAFEGMLNEFQTGEPSEKIVPASLKDSFIFPPFSVLDTRSGVWQDRKRKWLALGFNSQETREDVELIAKSGQSTAIYELRNKMRESLKREPTWDEIIDYAKQKGMHVYEGASIFDPVLCELLYKWFCTNGGSVLDPFAGGSVRGVVAGVLGYPYEGIDLREDQVEANRKQASILSLENVNWITGDSNEVLDRLSMAADFLMSCPPYADLEKYSDDPKDLSNMDYKDFKEVYFSIIKKSVAHLKEDRFAAFVVGDVRDKKGFYYNFVSDTIQAFKEAGMELYNEIILVNVVGSLAIRVRRQFNGGRKVGKMHQNVLVFYKGDPKKIKGNYPELNLGEDLEALASSE, encoded by the coding sequence ATGACCGACAAAGTAATTGCCTCCCGAATCATCAAAACCGAACCTATAAACTGGCGTAATCTTCAGTTCATCCAACAGGATAACTTCAAAGAATGGATTGCCAATGGTGATAAGAAGCTGATAGAATCCTTACTCAAATATCAATTCGCTGATCCATTCAAAGTATGGGAACATGAAGGCATTTTATATTGCTTGGATGGTAAGCACAGGTTTATGGATTTGTCGGCCGTTGCTCAAATGGGATATCAGATACCTGAGTTACTTCCGGCCACGTTCATTGACTGCGAGAATATGAAAGAAGCTGCCGAATTGGTTTTGGTTTATTCATCGGCTTACGCTAAGATAACCCAGCAGGGATTGCTTGAGTTTGTGCAAACGTTTGATTTGGATTTCCCGGACATGCAAAACCTATTGAACATTCCGGAATTTGATAGCATCGCCTTCGAAGGAATGTTGAATGAATTTCAAACAGGTGAACCATCAGAGAAGATTGTTCCGGCATCGCTAAAGGATAGTTTTATCTTTCCACCGTTCTCAGTTCTCGACACACGTTCCGGCGTATGGCAGGACAGAAAACGTAAATGGTTGGCGTTGGGATTCAATTCTCAGGAAACCAGAGAAGATGTCGAACTCATTGCTAAAAGCGGACAATCAACCGCTATTTACGAACTACGAAACAAGATGCGCGAGTCATTGAAGCGTGAGCCAACGTGGGATGAAATCATTGATTACGCCAAACAAAAAGGGATGCACGTTTACGAAGGCGCCAGCATCTTTGACCCGGTACTTTGTGAACTTCTGTACAAGTGGTTCTGTACTAATGGAGGTTCTGTACTTGACCCTTTTGCCGGTGGTTCTGTTCGTGGTGTAGTTGCTGGAGTACTTGGTTATCCTTATGAAGGAATCGATTTGAGAGAGGACCAAGTTGAAGCTAATAGAAAACAAGCATCAATCCTAAGCCTGGAGAATGTCAATTGGATTACCGGTGATAGTAACGAAGTGTTGGACCGCTTGTCAATGGCTGCCGACTTCCTTATGAGTTGCCCACCGTATGCCGACCTTGAGAAGTACAGTGACGACCCGAAAGACTTATCCAACATGGACTATAAAGACTTCAAAGAAGTGTATTTCAGTATTATCAAGAAGTCTGTTGCCCATCTGAAGGAAGATAGATTTGCTGCATTCGTTGTTGGAGATGTTCGTGATAAAAAGGGCTTCTATTACAACTTTGTTTCTGATACCATTCAAGCGTTCAAGGAAGCCGGAATGGAACTATACAACGAAATCATATTGGTTAACGTAGTTGGAAGCTTGGCCATCAGAGTAAGGCGCCAATTCAATGGTGGCCGAAAGGTAGGTAAGATGCACCAGAATGTGTTGGTGTTCTACAAAGGAGACCCGAAGAAAATCAAAGGGAATTACCCGGAGTTAAATTTAGGAGAAGACTTGGAAGCTTTGGCTTCTTCAGAATAA
- a CDS encoding ASCH domain-containing protein, with translation MKGLSIKQPWASLIAHGIKDIENRTWKTHFRGRIYIHASGASAGTPIELLDENQIKTLQSGFCEFHYPKSAIIGEVDIIDCVINHPSIWAEKTFMYEADEQTGELPIGKPIYNWVLANAVLYDKPVLNVKGKLSFWDWNGCHICHKETDPDFICRSCEQIVCEDHKIKFNQFTQVDYTLCQNCNHVS, from the coding sequence ATGAAAGGACTATCAATCAAACAACCATGGGCATCTTTAATTGCTCACGGTATAAAAGACATTGAAAATCGAACATGGAAAACTCATTTCAGAGGTAGAATTTATATTCATGCTTCGGGAGCATCAGCAGGAACTCCAATCGAATTGTTAGATGAAAATCAAATAAAAACACTTCAAAGTGGATTTTGCGAATTTCACTATCCAAAATCAGCAATCATCGGAGAAGTTGACATTATCGATTGCGTTATAAATCATCCGAGCATTTGGGCAGAGAAAACATTTATGTACGAAGCCGATGAACAAACCGGAGAATTGCCAATTGGAAAACCAATTTATAATTGGGTATTAGCCAACGCAGTTTTGTACGACAAGCCGGTATTGAATGTGAAAGGGAAGCTGTCGTTTTGGGACTGGAATGGTTGTCATATTTGCCACAAAGAAACTGACCCTGATTTCATTTGTAGAAGTTGTGAGCAAATCGTTTGTGAAGACCATAAAATTAAATTCAATCAATTTACTCAAGTAGATTATACACTTTGCCAAAATTGTAATCATGTCTCATAG
- a CDS encoding co-chaperone YbbN has protein sequence MAKFGDLINKDKVLILFYSDGHNQCPSAEIVLKEIGTEFGPDLSTVKIDVEKNDVLADALRIKSLPAFMIYKFGKMVFRKSGGIEKHELINQLKN, from the coding sequence ATGGCAAAATTCGGAGATTTAATCAACAAAGATAAAGTTCTGATACTATTTTATTCAGATGGGCATAACCAATGCCCATCTGCTGAAATAGTGCTAAAGGAAATCGGTACTGAATTCGGACCGGATTTATCAACTGTAAAGATAGACGTAGAGAAGAATGATGTATTGGCCGATGCACTACGAATAAAATCACTTCCGGCATTTATGATCTATAAGTTTGGGAAAATGGTTTTTAGAAAATCAGGAGGAATCGAGAAGCACGAATTAATTAACCAATTAAAAAATTAA
- the dnaN gene encoding DNA polymerase III subunit beta, translated as MNIKLNSKELLERLQYLSGVVTANNALPILEYFLFEVGNKELKITASDLESTMTAKMSIEGEYIGSIAIPSKLLIDILKALPSQPIEFKVMQNSQIVIISSSGNYSIAYQDGAEYPKPKEIEEPTTISLPTDVLERAIKKTVFATGNDDLRPVMNGVLFQMRTTGMIFVATDAHRLVKFSRTDHYASADVDFVVPKKPLNILKAVLEKTGELVVEIQYNSHNASFTFGDYDLKTRLVDAKYPNYEAVIPKDNPNEFSVDTAEFMSSLKRVSLFSNKITHQVAIKQKATVLNLVAEDIDYSTNGKETIECDPKTGEIEIGFNARFLAEALNNVDDSRVVLETSAPNRAGIVRPENNFEEGEELLMLVMPVMLNS; from the coding sequence ATGAACATCAAATTAAACAGTAAAGAATTATTAGAAAGACTCCAGTATTTATCCGGAGTTGTAACTGCAAACAATGCATTGCCGATTTTAGAGTACTTCCTTTTTGAAGTAGGAAATAAAGAATTGAAAATTACAGCGTCCGACCTAGAAAGCACAATGACCGCCAAAATGAGCATTGAAGGCGAATATATCGGGAGCATCGCGATTCCTTCAAAATTGCTGATTGATATTTTGAAAGCGTTGCCATCACAGCCAATCGAATTCAAGGTAATGCAAAACAGCCAAATTGTAATCATTTCTTCTTCCGGAAACTATTCAATCGCTTATCAGGACGGAGCAGAATATCCGAAGCCAAAAGAAATCGAAGAGCCAACGACGATCTCATTGCCAACAGATGTTTTGGAACGAGCCATCAAAAAAACAGTTTTCGCCACGGGTAACGATGATTTAAGACCTGTAATGAATGGCGTATTGTTCCAAATGAGAACAACCGGAATGATATTCGTGGCCACCGATGCACACCGATTGGTTAAGTTCAGCAGAACGGACCACTACGCGAGTGCCGATGTTGATTTTGTGGTACCGAAAAAGCCTTTGAACATTTTAAAAGCAGTTTTGGAGAAAACAGGAGAATTGGTGGTTGAAATTCAATACAACTCACACAATGCATCATTCACTTTTGGAGATTATGATTTGAAAACAAGGTTGGTGGATGCCAAATATCCAAATTACGAAGCTGTTATTCCTAAAGACAACCCAAATGAATTTTCAGTTGATACCGCTGAATTTATGAGCAGCTTGAAAAGGGTTTCATTGTTCTCAAACAAAATTACCCACCAAGTAGCCATCAAGCAAAAAGCAACCGTTTTAAACTTAGTGGCCGAGGATATCGACTACAGCACCAATGGAAAAGAAACCATTGAATGTGATCCAAAAACCGGAGAAATAGAAATCGGATTTAATGCCCGATTCTTAGCTGAAGCTTTGAATAATGTTGATGATTCTAGAGTGGTTCTTGAAACATCGGCACCAAATAGAGCCGGTATCGTTAGACCTGAAAACAACTTTGAAGAAGGGGAAGAATTGTTAATGCTAGTTATGCCGGTGATGTTAAACTCTTAA
- a CDS encoding PcfJ domain-containing protein has translation MRPSTKLQIEVWKLHKTLPNPKEHEPFVISKHDLYYTTHYKNLVCLECNHTWKPGEVFWKNNSTNRLHQVTCPSCNQRLKKITINNGDFLKIISYSVVQVVERFQVVRYFTCWKRMHKNKKPEYWFRSIFEEWKDYDKNKSVVIGRNITWTGDGFTSSDYEVRRNKNPYGGMTKYDRFGSNFNCPGAEFLPRFDKYGLKKHNNQNCDWRQLIYKLEMQPKVETLLKARQYDLLFHAVHVDSKYNTYWPQIRIMLRNKYKISDVGMWYDYLQLLNEFGKDIRNPKFILPKNLKRAHNEYVVRKQKKIDKANAQRELIRQEKEREQAAKDKILIDMKLEVFKDFSIQKGKIKIVTLIEEEEVKKEGKVLKHCVHANGYHKKAGILLMSARLDGKRLETIELSLSSLQIIQARGVDNKITQHHDEILDIIKKNIKKISKLVEDFKKSRQEDLKILTQSEEAA, from the coding sequence ATGAGACCATCAACGAAACTACAGATTGAAGTTTGGAAGTTACACAAAACTCTTCCAAATCCGAAGGAACATGAGCCTTTTGTAATTTCAAAACATGACCTGTACTACACCACTCACTATAAAAATTTAGTGTGTCTGGAATGTAATCATACATGGAAGCCAGGAGAAGTGTTTTGGAAAAATAATTCAACTAATAGACTACATCAGGTAACGTGTCCATCATGTAACCAAAGGCTAAAGAAGATTACCATAAACAATGGAGATTTTCTTAAAATCATTAGCTATTCTGTTGTGCAAGTAGTAGAAAGATTTCAAGTAGTGAGATATTTTACCTGCTGGAAAAGAATGCACAAAAATAAAAAGCCGGAGTATTGGTTTAGAAGCATATTCGAGGAATGGAAGGATTATGATAAAAACAAATCAGTAGTAATCGGAAGAAATATAACATGGACCGGTGATGGTTTTACTTCCAGTGATTATGAGGTAAGAAGAAATAAAAATCCTTATGGTGGCATGACTAAATATGACCGTTTCGGATCAAATTTTAATTGTCCTGGAGCAGAATTTTTACCACGATTTGACAAATATGGTTTGAAAAAGCATAATAATCAAAATTGTGATTGGAGGCAATTGATTTATAAACTGGAAATGCAGCCTAAAGTAGAAACCTTATTGAAAGCACGCCAATATGATTTACTGTTCCATGCAGTACATGTAGATTCGAAATACAACACATACTGGCCTCAAATCAGAATCATGCTCAGAAATAAATATAAGATTTCAGATGTCGGAATGTGGTATGACTACTTACAACTACTCAATGAATTTGGAAAAGACATCAGAAATCCAAAGTTTATTCTACCTAAAAATCTGAAGCGTGCTCACAATGAATATGTTGTTAGAAAGCAAAAAAAGATTGATAAAGCAAATGCCCAAAGAGAGTTGATTCGACAAGAAAAGGAACGGGAACAGGCAGCCAAAGACAAGATTCTTATAGATATGAAATTAGAAGTATTCAAGGATTTTTCCATCCAAAAAGGCAAAATAAAAATTGTAACGCTAATCGAAGAAGAAGAGGTAAAAAAAGAAGGAAAGGTTTTGAAGCATTGTGTACATGCCAACGGATACCATAAGAAGGCAGGAATACTTTTGATGTCGGCCAGATTAGATGGAAAACGACTTGAAACAATAGAATTATCTCTTTCAAGTTTACAAATTATTCAAGCCAGAGGCGTTGACAATAAAATAACCCAACATCATGACGAAATCCTCGATATCATAAAAAAGAATATCAAAAAGATTTCAAAGCTGGTGGAAGATTTCAAAAAGTCAAGACAAGAAGATTTAAAAATATTAACGCAGTCAGAAGAAGCTGCATAA
- a CDS encoding Cas9 inhibitor AcrIIA9 family protein yields the protein MKASSAFKKAIKTHLDKLAAEDELFAVTYKKENKNLDECCNYVMKCAKDGGSAGYSDDEVFGWAVHYYDEDDINDIKPVNGKVIINQSVELTEEEKEQAKAKAIERFIEEEKDKVKLDYKVELSDEDKAQAREKAIELAVEEAKTKMLQKKKAKAKAIATPAGVEGDAPEAKKEEEKVQGSLF from the coding sequence ATGAAAGCATCCAGCGCATTTAAAAAGGCTATCAAGACACATCTTGACAAACTTGCTGCAGAGGACGAATTGTTCGCTGTAACCTACAAAAAAGAAAATAAGAACCTAGACGAGTGTTGTAACTACGTTATGAAGTGTGCCAAAGATGGTGGTTCTGCCGGATATTCCGATGACGAGGTTTTTGGATGGGCAGTGCATTACTACGATGAAGATGATATCAATGATATTAAACCTGTAAATGGGAAAGTCATTATAAATCAATCAGTCGAACTTACTGAAGAAGAAAAAGAGCAAGCTAAGGCCAAGGCAATTGAACGATTTATCGAAGAAGAAAAGGACAAAGTTAAACTTGACTACAAGGTTGAACTAAGCGATGAAGATAAGGCGCAAGCGAGAGAAAAAGCCATCGAATTAGCTGTAGAAGAAGCCAAAACTAAAATGCTTCAAAAGAAAAAAGCGAAGGCTAAAGCAATTGCAACACCAGCTGGTGTTGAAGGAGATGCTCCTGAAGCTAAAAAAGAGGAAGAAAAAGTACAAGGATCTTTATTTTAA
- a CDS encoding DEAD/DEAH box helicase: protein MKIKHQNQLVLLFDAIDTIEAEPMLVQHDSDIKTMMPFLFDTQVEDISFAERRFEEGKGYLFTNGTGTGKTFVGLGIAKRFYTQNKREILIVVPTQKKCSDWVEEARHFNLQIYQLNGIEDKGYEISVTTYANFYQNEAILNRDFDLVIYDESHYLNQNEQGNYTSYYLQHQEVVKVPSVVKPKVKKYEFLYSIDDRDREVFDENLYRQIVTEIVSKTKVVFLSATPFAYHKSIKYADGCLFDIYETIEEPEYNGEYNAPTGWSKFMVENFGYRMRYNKCTIPESGVDLNLMERNFFENWKEKGVMSTRQINLEFDYSREFIALDSVIGQKIEEGFELFYDEGFCKKYPILSDRIHKKHNHLYITQLLECIKAREICRRIKQHLDLGRKVVVFHNYNNSLPSHPFQFEIDEFLDKDEYSNEDLEIEINNFQKEYSFFWNLELNYLINVRETLRLFFPHAKEFNGTVNKRLRSQNINDFNRDHSDTNLIVVQIKAGQEGISLHDRTGVHQRVLINLGLPTAPTQAIQTEGRIYREGLMSNGIYEYATLQTTTERYAFATKIAQRSKTAENLAMGNLARDLETAFKEGYNNPHSEEPNINQGVGGKEADKFLFTISEFDKAKTYYFARGKKTSSNKAREGVDYFATPEPLGMKMVEWLNPQPNEDWLEPSAGHGAIGRFFFGTTTNHFVEPSHDLASQLAVNASGNVHNTSFENYYIGNKFHKIAMNPPFGASGKTAMEHVEKACKMLHWSGGELLAIIPNGPSMEKRLDQFFDDPKNKRYQLTGEIMLPSCVFERAGTKVWCRIIRIQDGYHMGNYKTFHRMDLSYIEDINEFFNEIEDLQF from the coding sequence ATGAAAATCAAACACCAAAATCAATTAGTTCTCCTTTTCGACGCCATTGACACTATTGAAGCAGAACCAATGTTGGTCCAACACGATTCCGATATAAAAACTATGATGCCATTCCTTTTTGATACCCAAGTTGAAGATATAAGCTTTGCCGAGCGACGATTCGAAGAAGGCAAGGGATATCTTTTTACGAATGGAACCGGTACCGGGAAAACGTTTGTTGGATTGGGAATTGCCAAGCGTTTTTATACTCAGAATAAAAGGGAAATACTGATTGTGGTACCAACACAAAAGAAATGTAGTGATTGGGTTGAAGAAGCACGCCATTTCAATTTACAGATTTATCAATTGAACGGTATCGAAGATAAAGGCTATGAGATTTCTGTTACTACCTACGCTAATTTCTACCAAAACGAAGCCATATTAAACAGGGATTTTGATTTAGTGATTTATGATGAAAGCCATTATCTAAACCAAAACGAGCAAGGAAACTATACTTCGTATTACCTGCAGCACCAAGAAGTGGTAAAAGTGCCATCGGTGGTAAAGCCAAAAGTTAAAAAGTATGAGTTTTTATATTCAATAGATGACCGTGATCGCGAAGTGTTTGATGAAAATCTATACCGCCAAATTGTTACTGAAATCGTAAGTAAAACCAAAGTTGTATTTCTTTCGGCCACGCCGTTTGCTTACCACAAATCAATCAAATATGCGGATGGCTGCCTTTTCGATATTTATGAAACGATAGAAGAACCGGAGTACAATGGAGAGTACAACGCGCCGACCGGCTGGAGCAAATTCATGGTAGAGAATTTTGGATATCGAATGAGATATAACAAGTGTACAATTCCGGAAAGCGGAGTTGACTTGAACCTGATGGAGCGCAACTTCTTTGAAAATTGGAAAGAAAAAGGTGTGATGTCAACACGACAAATCAACCTTGAATTTGATTATTCCAGAGAATTTATAGCGCTTGACTCAGTTATCGGCCAAAAGATTGAAGAAGGTTTTGAGTTGTTCTATGATGAGGGTTTTTGCAAAAAGTATCCAATACTAAGCGACAGGATCCACAAAAAACACAATCACTTATACATCACTCAATTGTTGGAGTGCATCAAAGCCAGGGAAATTTGCAGAAGAATCAAACAGCATTTGGATTTAGGAAGAAAGGTTGTTGTGTTTCACAATTACAATAACTCACTGCCATCACATCCATTTCAGTTTGAAATCGATGAGTTTTTGGATAAAGACGAATACAGCAATGAAGATTTAGAGATTGAAATCAACAATTTTCAAAAGGAGTATTCATTCTTCTGGAATCTTGAGCTCAATTACCTGATCAACGTTCGAGAAACTTTGAGATTGTTTTTTCCACACGCCAAAGAATTCAATGGTACGGTTAACAAAAGACTGCGCAGCCAAAATATAAATGATTTCAATCGTGATCACTCAGACACCAACTTGATTGTAGTTCAAATAAAAGCCGGTCAAGAGGGGATTTCTCTTCATGACAGAACCGGCGTTCATCAAAGAGTTTTAATCAATCTTGGATTACCGACAGCGCCAACGCAAGCAATACAAACCGAAGGCCGTATTTATCGCGAAGGACTAATGAGTAATGGTATTTATGAATATGCCACTCTGCAGACAACGACTGAAAGATATGCTTTTGCTACAAAGATTGCGCAGCGTTCCAAGACAGCTGAGAATTTAGCCATGGGTAACCTTGCCAGAGATTTAGAAACGGCTTTCAAAGAAGGATACAATAATCCACATAGCGAAGAACCAAATATTAATCAGGGTGTTGGTGGCAAGGAAGCAGATAAGTTCTTATTCACAATATCAGAATTTGACAAGGCTAAAACTTATTACTTCGCAAGAGGTAAGAAAACATCTTCCAACAAAGCACGTGAGGGAGTTGATTACTTCGCCACTCCGGAACCTCTCGGAATGAAAATGGTTGAATGGTTAAACCCGCAGCCAAATGAAGATTGGTTGGAGCCATCAGCTGGGCACGGAGCAATAGGCAGATTCTTTTTTGGTACCACAACAAATCATTTTGTTGAACCAAGCCACGATTTAGCGTCACAACTCGCGGTTAACGCATCAGGAAACGTTCACAATACATCGTTTGAGAACTATTACATCGGAAACAAGTTTCACAAAATAGCAATGAATCCACCGTTTGGTGCTTCCGGTAAAACCGCTATGGAGCACGTGGAGAAAGCATGTAAAATGCTCCATTGGTCAGGTGGTGAGTTATTGGCCATTATTCCTAACGGACCATCGATGGAAAAGAGATTGGACCAGTTCTTCGATGATCCAAAAAATAAAAGATATCAGCTGACAGGAGAAATTATGTTGCCGAGTTGTGTCTTTGAAAGAGCCGGAACAAAAGTATGGTGCCGAATAATCAGAATACAAGACGGATATCACATGGGCAATTATAAAACATTCCACCGAATGGACTTGTCATACATCGAGGATATCAATGAATTTTTCAACGAAATAGAAGATTTACAATTTTAA
- a CDS encoding DEAD/DEAH box helicase, whose protein sequence is MAFQYRFYQSESIEVGVNFFNSTATDNGIIILPTGSGKSIVTAGIVAGVDGMTVVLQPSKEILEQNYEKYSKYGKASIYSASAGEKRIDKVTFCTIGSIVNKKHLFKGVKYILIDECHLVNSEDGMYKEFIKYFPDVKVLGLTATPYRLSMSSEGYQLTFLTRSTPKIFDKVLYYVQNDTLFNSGFLAKLEYYSFDVIDRSKLELNSNGTDFTPQSLKRYYKSIDMPSRIAKTAFHILSKKPNLLIFCALIDEANQVAKMIPGSVVLTGETKKEERERILSRFKKGVIKCLINVGVLTTGFDYPQLESVLMARSTMSLSLYYQIVGRAMRIWPTKPNAWIVDMGGNINLFGKIETMKIQEDNEGRFAIWNNGRQLTNVPFQK, encoded by the coding sequence ATGGCATTTCAATACAGATTTTACCAAAGCGAATCAATCGAAGTCGGTGTTAATTTTTTTAATAGCACGGCTACAGATAACGGTATAATTATTTTACCGACCGGCTCTGGAAAATCTATTGTAACTGCAGGTATTGTGGCTGGAGTAGACGGAATGACGGTTGTACTCCAGCCCTCGAAAGAGATTCTTGAACAGAATTATGAAAAGTATAGCAAATACGGTAAGGCATCAATTTACAGCGCTTCTGCCGGAGAAAAAAGGATTGACAAAGTAACGTTCTGTACAATCGGCAGCATAGTCAATAAAAAGCATTTGTTCAAAGGTGTAAAGTATATACTGATTGATGAATGCCATTTAGTGAATTCAGAAGACGGAATGTATAAGGAATTTATAAAGTATTTCCCGGATGTAAAAGTATTGGGATTGACAGCAACGCCTTATAGACTTTCAATGTCTTCAGAAGGATATCAATTGACATTCTTAACGCGCAGCACTCCGAAAATATTTGACAAGGTACTTTACTATGTTCAGAACGATACACTTTTCAATTCAGGGTTTTTGGCCAAGCTTGAATATTATTCATTCGATGTTATTGATCGTTCAAAATTAGAACTAAATAGCAACGGTACCGACTTTACTCCGCAGTCATTGAAAAGGTATTACAAGTCAATCGATATGCCTTCAAGAATTGCCAAAACTGCTTTTCATATTCTTTCTAAGAAGCCAAATCTACTGATATTCTGTGCTCTGATTGATGAAGCCAATCAGGTTGCTAAAATGATACCTGGTTCGGTTGTGCTTACCGGAGAAACCAAAAAGGAAGAAAGGGAAAGGATCTTATCAAGATTCAAAAAAGGGGTGATTAAATGCCTGATTAACGTTGGCGTTTTGACAACAGGATTTGATTATCCACAATTAGAATCAGTGCTGATGGCACGGTCCACAATGTCACTTTCTCTTTATTATCAAATAGTAGGCAGAGCAATGAGAATATGGCCAACAAAACCGAATGCTTGGATTGTTGACATGGGTGGAAACATTAACCTTTTTGGGAAAATTGAGACTATGAAAATTCAGGAAGATAACGAAGGTAGGTTCGCCATCTGGAACAATGGCCGACAATTAACAAATGTTCCATTTCAAAAATAG
- a CDS encoding helix-turn-helix domain-containing protein, giving the protein MKTPQLQIDFNLPIDFTEPFLHKENNSESQKHFDGNIEHFSNQCKKTYTALIKGERLTTTKALLEYGIGHLPRRIKDLTDIYGVKGIESVFIEGKYKEYYININPN; this is encoded by the coding sequence ATGAAAACTCCACAGTTACAAATCGACTTCAATCTTCCGATAGATTTCACAGAACCATTTCTTCACAAAGAAAACAATAGCGAAAGCCAGAAGCATTTTGATGGAAATATTGAACACTTCTCTAATCAATGCAAAAAGACTTACACAGCGCTTATAAAAGGAGAACGATTAACAACTACTAAAGCATTATTAGAATATGGAATAGGGCATCTACCCAGAAGAATTAAAGACTTAACAGATATCTATGGTGTAAAAGGAATAGAGTCTGTGTTCATTGAAGGGAAATACAAAGAATATTATATAAACATTAATCCAAACTAA
- a CDS encoding MBL fold metallo-hydrolase: MKLKVISTGSIGNAYILSNGDEALLIEAGVNIKEIKQALDFDYSKVVGCIVSHSHGDHAKSIKDVMALGIETFASMETLVATNTFVNHKAKELRATKTHHIGNFKVMPFEVKHDVPCMGFLIEHKDCGRTLFLTDTYYCKYTFDGLNNIIIEANYSKAIIDRKYGPDSEKEFLRDRILQSHFSLENCKDMLSANDLSAVNNIVLIHLSDTNSHEKQFVDEVFELTGKNIIAAANGMNINFNKTPF, encoded by the coding sequence ATGAAACTAAAGGTAATTTCAACCGGCAGTATAGGTAATGCTTACATCCTAAGCAATGGGGATGAAGCACTCCTAATCGAAGCCGGAGTAAACATCAAGGAAATCAAACAAGCTTTGGATTTTGATTACTCAAAAGTCGTCGGGTGCATCGTTTCTCATTCACATGGAGACCACGCCAAATCGATTAAAGACGTAATGGCTTTGGGGATTGAAACCTTTGCATCGATGGAAACATTGGTGGCCACAAACACATTCGTGAACCACAAAGCAAAGGAACTCAGAGCAACCAAAACACATCACATCGGAAACTTTAAAGTGATGCCTTTCGAGGTTAAACACGATGTACCATGCATGGGCTTTTTGATTGAACACAAAGACTGTGGCCGAACGCTTTTCTTGACTGATACTTATTACTGCAAATACACTTTTGACGGTCTAAACAATATCATCATCGAGGCCAATTATTCAAAGGCAATCATCGATAGGAAATACGGTCCAGACAGCGAAAAAGAATTCTTGAGAGATAGAATTCTCCAAAGTCATTTTTCACTTGAAAACTGCAAGGATATGTTGTCAGCAAATGACTTGTCAGCTGTAAACAACATCGTTCTTATCCACCTATCAGATACAAATTCACACGAAAAGCAATTCGTTGATGAAGTTTTTGAATTGACCGGAAAGAACATAATAGCAGCTGCCAATGGAATGAATATAAATTTTAACAAAACACCTTTTTAA